The proteins below come from a single Verrucomicrobiota bacterium genomic window:
- a CDS encoding DUF3225 domain-containing protein: MKTVFLALLLATACAAPALASSADQVWTFDSVSSDSANGEQSSAHQVYLLIMGQVAAWNSQDIEGFMAAYWKSPKLVYLDDGEQVFGWDQLYANYVNGFSDRSLMGYLEAQRVKVQMLEPDMAYVLLWWDMLLGRPRSKVVGTSTLVVRRMDSEWKIVAAHTTSLQP; this comes from the coding sequence TTGAAAACGGTGTTTTTGGCCCTGCTGCTTGCCACCGCATGTGCAGCGCCGGCGCTGGCCTCAAGCGCTGATCAGGTTTGGACCTTCGACTCGGTTTCTTCGGATTCAGCAAACGGCGAGCAGTCGAGTGCCCACCAGGTATATCTCCTGATCATGGGGCAGGTGGCAGCCTGGAATTCTCAAGACATTGAGGGCTTTATGGCAGCCTACTGGAAAAGCCCGAAGCTGGTGTATCTCGATGACGGGGAGCAGGTCTTCGGCTGGGACCAACTCTACGCAAATTACGTGAACGGGTTTTCTGACCGCTCACTGATGGGTTATCTTGAGGCCCAGCGCGTGAAGGTTCAGATGCTCGAGCCCGACATGGCCTACGTGCTCTTATGGTGGGATATGCTGCTGGGGCGCCCGCGAAGCAAGGTTGTCGGGACTTCAACCCTGGTGGTACGCCGGATGGACAGTGAGTGGAAGATCGTCGCCGCGCACACCACTTCCCTGCAACCTTAA
- a CDS encoding NADPH:quinone reductase: MKAIRIHEFGGPEVMKPEDIPISKPGPGEVLVQVKAAGVNPFETYIRAGTYPAKPERPFTLGTDAGGIVAETGPGVTDIDVGARVYTGGTITGSYAEFTLCKSTQIHPLPPAASFSQGAAVNTPCATAYRALFFRAQAQPGETVLVHGASGGVGTAAVQLARAYGLTVIGTAGSDKGRELVRSEGAHHVLDHHAPDYLEKLREITGGGGVDVIIEMLANVNLGKDLTALARSGRVVVVGSRGTVEVNPRDAMSRDAAVLGMTLWNTPEKELERIHAALAAALENGILKPVVGRELPLAEAARAHQILMEPGAHGKIVLIP, from the coding sequence ATGAAAGCGATTCGAATCCATGAATTCGGCGGCCCGGAGGTAATGAAACCGGAGGACATCCCGATCTCAAAACCCGGGCCCGGCGAAGTCCTGGTGCAGGTGAAAGCAGCGGGTGTGAACCCGTTCGAGACTTACATCCGGGCCGGAACCTACCCTGCAAAACCTGAACGGCCGTTTACCCTGGGTACGGATGCAGGCGGCATTGTGGCTGAAACCGGTCCGGGCGTTACGGACATCGACGTGGGGGCACGCGTCTATACGGGTGGAACCATTACCGGCTCTTACGCTGAGTTCACCCTTTGCAAATCCACTCAGATCCATCCTCTGCCGCCGGCGGCGTCGTTCTCGCAAGGTGCGGCCGTGAACACCCCGTGTGCGACGGCCTACCGCGCCCTGTTCTTCCGCGCCCAGGCGCAGCCCGGCGAGACGGTACTGGTTCACGGCGCAAGCGGCGGGGTGGGCACCGCGGCGGTGCAACTCGCTCGAGCTTATGGTTTGACGGTGATCGGTACTGCCGGCAGCGACAAAGGCCGGGAGCTTGTCCGCAGCGAAGGCGCGCACCACGTTCTGGACCATCATGCGCCGGATTATCTGGAGAAACTGCGTGAGATCACCGGTGGCGGCGGCGTCGACGTCATTATCGAGATGCTGGCCAATGTGAATCTGGGCAAAGATCTGACGGCACTTGCGCGCTCCGGCCGGGTCGTGGTTGTCGGCAGCCGGGGAACCGTGGAAGTCAACCCGCGTGACGCCATGAGCCGCGACGCCGCCGTCCTTGGGATGACGCTCTGGAACACGCCGGAGAAAGAGCTCGAGCGCATTCACGCGGCCTTGGCGGCGGCCCTGGAGAACGGGATTTTGAAACCGGTGGTAGGACGCGAATTGCCGTTGGCCGAGGCTGCAAGGGCTCACCAGATTCTGATGGAACCCGGTGCCCATGGAAAAATCGTCCTGATCCCGTGA
- a CDS encoding MgtC/SapB family protein — translation MSPTIGWPEVALRLVLTVLAGGLIGLNRGEHGHPAGLRTTLLVCLAASITMLEVNLLLDTSGKAANSYIQLDLMRLPLGILTGMGFIGAGAIVRKEGLVLGLTTAAALWFVTVLGLCFGGGQLALGLASLALGLVVLWGLKWVEKRWKQDRHATLTLTVADTGEGPTEDEISARFKATGYKTDTWAITYDERRHERQFSIEVHWRASPDDPQPPPFLHSLARQPGVLNLEWKP, via the coding sequence ATGTCTCCCACGATAGGGTGGCCGGAGGTTGCTCTACGGTTAGTCCTGACCGTCCTGGCGGGTGGGTTGATCGGCCTGAACCGGGGCGAGCACGGCCATCCTGCCGGGCTGCGTACGACCCTGCTGGTCTGCCTGGCTGCCTCCATCACCATGCTGGAAGTCAACCTACTGCTCGACACGTCCGGCAAGGCCGCCAATTCCTACATCCAGCTGGACCTCATGCGCCTGCCGCTCGGCATTTTGACCGGTATGGGGTTCATCGGCGCCGGTGCGATCGTGCGCAAGGAGGGCCTCGTCCTGGGCCTGACCACCGCCGCCGCCCTATGGTTCGTCACCGTGCTCGGTCTCTGCTTCGGCGGCGGCCAACTCGCACTCGGTTTGGCATCGCTCGCGTTGGGCCTCGTTGTCTTGTGGGGCTTGAAATGGGTCGAGAAACGCTGGAAACAAGACCGCCACGCAACGCTGACGTTGACGGTGGCGGACACCGGGGAGGGCCCGACCGAGGATGAGATCAGTGCCCGTTTCAAGGCGACCGGCTACAAAACCGATACCTGGGCGATAACCTATGACGAACGGCGCCATGAGCGGCAGTTCAGCATCGAAGTGCACTGGCGGGCCTCCCCCGACGATCCGCAGCCGCCTCCGTTTCTGCACAGCCTTGCGCGGCAGCCCGGAGTCCTCAACCTCGAGTGGAAGCCCTGA